TCCAGATTTGAGAAAACAATTACACTGCATGGCCGGCTCTGCTCCGCCAGCGATCTATGCTGGGCCGGTGCCCCCACACCAGCGCTGGAATCAAAACCTGTGGGCGTTTCCGCTTTGGGTACCGAAGGCTCGCGCCTATCGCAACCCGCTGCGAGGAGCGCGCACCCGAGCGTCAGTAACTTCCAGTTTCCCCAATTGCAGTCGGAACTCAGGCGACACTGGTCGTTGCTGTCTCGTGCCGGTTCGGCCTGACGGAACTCTATTTTGCCCGAGACGTGCGCGCTCCGCTCGCGACGATGTCCCGTCATCAGACGAACCCGACACAAGCCGAGTATGTCTAACAGCCGGGGGCAGGGTTAGCGAAGTGCAATTGATGACCAACGACTGCGTTCCGAAATCGCATACCCAACTCTCCCGCCTGCGTAAACCAACCAACATGTGTTTTCGCAAGTGGTGTGCCTCTCCGGGGGCCCTAGCTGGAGCGTTCGGGGTGCTTTTCGGCTCGCCTTCGTTCGCGCGCGCAGGCCACGCATGGATCGGCTAGGATGCGTGGGTTCGGCGCTGGTGGTAGCCGTTCGTCGTCATCCCATTCCTTCGCCTCAGTGGCGGGCTCCCGTTGAAACGCAGGACCAGGGCGAACCGTCCATCTTCAGCTCGTCAGAAGACTACGCGGGCATAGCTGGAAGGGAGGCGGCGGGTGTCGGGTGAAGAGGCGTGTCGAGCGACCGAGGAGACCGCCGGCTTTGAATGCTGAGCTTCCCGGAGGGAAGCGATCATTCAGGCGGGCTCCGACCGAGTCGAGACTAGCCGATGATCCCGATACCCGCCGCCGACCTCCCTACACCGATGCCGCCCTAATATCCTTTGAGCTGAAGATAGTCGAGCTCAACCGACGTCGGTCGCCCAAAGAGAGAAACCGACACGCGAACCTTGCCCTTGTCGGCAATCACTTCCTCAACCGTTCCATTGAAGTCCGTGAACGGCCCCTCAGTGATCGCAACCGCCTGACCGACCAGAAACGGAATCTCTTCCTTCACTTCTTCCGGCGTAGAATCGTCAGAAACGCCCAGCAGGCGGTTGACTTCCTCGGGGCGCAACGGCTGCGGAAGCCGCTCGTGACCGACGAACTTGATCACGCCCTGAATGCCGTTGATGGTATGCGACGTCTCCTGGTCCATCACCATCTCCACGAGCACGTAGCCGGGATAGATCTTCCGCTCGACATTGATCTTTTTGCCATTCTTTATCTCTACGACTTCCTGCGTCGGCACCAGCGCCTGACGCACAGACCGATCCTCCGGCGAACGCGGATCGGCCTCGATGCGCCGCTGAATCAGCGACTTGACCTTGTTCTCATGGCCCGACGTAGTCTGGATAGCGTACCACCGGTGGTCCACGATCATTGACCCGTGAACAGCGAGGGAATGCCCTGGACAAGCACGAGCTGCAGCGCGAGATCGATGAGCCCCAGGATTGCAGCGATGAAGAGAACGAAGATGATGATCTTTATCGTCGTGTCCTTCAGCTGCTCGCGGTCAGGCCATGTAACCTTCCGCATCTCGGTCACGACTTCCTGATAGAAAGTCGCGACACGTGTGGGAAGCGTTTCGCGCCGCTGGACTACTTCGACGGCCATTTACTTCGTTTCCTTGTGGAGCTTGTGCGAATTGCAGCGCGGGCAGTACTTCTTCCACTCGACGCGCTCGGGGTGCAGACGCTTGTTCTTCTTGGAAAAGTAGTTGCGATTCTTGCAGTCGCTGCAAGCCAGAATGATTTTGTCGCGAGGCACTATGGGTTCCTTCGAAACCGCGCCATCTGATGCCCGCTTCCTGTCACCAGTTCATGAGAACCGAATCAGGTAACGCTAGCGGGCAGCAGGTAACGGGTAACGGTTTACTTGAGAATTTTCGTTACGACGCCGGCACCGACGGTGCGGCCGCCCTCTCTGATCGCGAACCGGAGACCCTCGTCCATCGCGATCGGCGTTATCAGCTCGATCGTCATCT
This portion of the Gemmatimonadaceae bacterium genome encodes:
- the secE gene encoding preprotein translocase subunit SecE codes for the protein MAVEVVQRRETLPTRVATFYQEVVTEMRKVTWPDREQLKDTTIKIIIFVLFIAAILGLIDLALQLVLVQGIPSLFTGQ
- the nusG gene encoding transcription termination/antitermination protein NusG, which encodes MIVDHRWYAIQTTSGHENKVKSLIQRRIEADPRSPEDRSVRQALVPTQEVVEIKNGKKINVERKIYPGYVLVEMVMDQETSHTINGIQGVIKFVGHERLPQPLRPEEVNRLLGVSDDSTPEEVKEEIPFLVGQAVAITEGPFTDFNGTVEEVIADKGKVRVSVSLFGRPTSVELDYLQLKGY
- the rpmG gene encoding 50S ribosomal protein L33, translating into MPRDKIILACSDCKNRNYFSKKNKRLHPERVEWKKYCPRCNSHKLHKETK